A window of Syngnathoides biaculeatus isolate LvHL_M chromosome 9, ASM1980259v1, whole genome shotgun sequence contains these coding sequences:
- the cabp4 gene encoding calcium-binding protein 4, whose translation MTLVTQSNLFPLNDAAEERELMPLEVDELREAFKEFDYDADGFIHYKDIADCMRTMGYMPNEMELIEIIQQIKMRWGGHVDFDDFCELMGPRMLAETAHMLGLEELRCAFKQFDCNGDGKITLEELKDGMKTLLGEKLKKGELEEILGDIDLNKDGNIDFDEFVMMLSAR comes from the exons ATGACGCTTGTAACGCAATCCAACCTTTTTCCTCTTAACGACGCTGCGGAGGAACGAGAGCTGATGCCTCTGGAGGTCGACG AGTTGCGCGAGGCCTTCAAGGAGTTCGACTACGACGCCGACGGCTTCATCCACTACAAGGACATCGCCGACTGCATGAGGACGATGGGCTACATGCCGAACGAGATGGAACTGATCGAGATCATCCAGCAGATCAAGATGAGAT GGGGCGGCCACGTGGACTTCGACGACTTCTGCGAGCTAATGGGCCCCCGGATGCTGGCCGAGACGGCTCACATGCTCGGGCTCGAGGAGCTCCGCTGCGCTTTCAAGCAG TTTGACTGCAACGGCGACGGCAAGATCACGCTTGAGGAGCTGAAGGACGGCATGAAGACCCTCCTGGGCGAGAAACTGAAGAAGGGCGAGCTGGAGGAGATCCTGGGTGACATCGACCTGAACAAAGACGGCAACATCGACTTTGACG AGTTCGTGATGATGCTCTCGGCTCGGTGA
- the lonrf1 gene encoding LON peptidase N-terminal domain and ring finger 1, like isoform X1 — MSLQPPAEEAAAFFAGAEQAVAAAAAAAAFEPEQQQQQQQQQQQVVLRKANACASDDSLKEAIYWLSVALRYGPVRPQQLSTFVDCVVRKLKTKAASAPDSPSERVLDCPGCRRFLGEPVTLACGHSFCKRCVTRGLLSRCKLCHEAPSRLSGKPNVVLGGLLAKCFPGEVDRCKRRDQVEQLCARMRYRDAVARASDLIRADPETTEEVRLLRAEAYTSLKQFDLALEDIEFCLASGSSAEALFRKATVLHETGQVDESLQVFLGCLALDEDFPCAKRRVEKILCGLLSSANDNVKVGLRETALNTSPRLRNKSLVPDAQVRSQSPVRRRSREQARERERRCESLERPGLSRAHSLRCGERGLKRVSSAPQLGGQEKASLLKRKLSASDAEPCVAASGSRKYQKQGVKKSPKTAAKAKTQPSVPDDLIDANDLECSLCMRLFYEPVTTPCGHTFCKNCLQRSLDHAALCPLCKESLKEYLACRKYTVTSVLDALIKEYLPREYEERSKSHWEETRELSDLTKNVPIFVCTMAYPTVPCPLHVFEPRYRLMIRRCMETGTRQFGMCINDPHKGFVDYGCMLIIRSVHFLPDGRSVVDTVGGKRFRVLSRGMKDGYSIADIQHLEDTRVADGEELESLQELHDAVYGQARVWFQNLKVRFHNQILQHFGPMPEREADIQATPNGPACCWWLLAVLPIDPRYQLSVLSMTSLKERLVKIRHILTYLQSIPAD, encoded by the exons ATGTCGCTCCAGCCGCCGGCAGAGGAAGCGGCGGCTTTCTTTGCGGGCGCCGAACaggccgtcgccgccgccgccgccgccgcagcctTCGAGccagagcagcagcagcagcagcagcagcagcagcagcaggtcgTCCTGCGCAAAGCCAACGCGTGCGCCTCGGACGACTCCCTGAAGGAGGCCATTTACTGGCTGTCGGTGGCCTTGCGCTACGGGCCCGTCAGACCGCAACAGCTGAGCACCTTCGTGGACTGCGTCGTGCGGAAGCTCAAGACGAAGGCCGCCTCCGCCCCGGACTCCCCGTCGGAGCGGGTGTTGGACTGCCCCGGCTGCCGCCGCTTCTTGGGGGAGCCCGTGACGCTGGCGTGCGGACACTCGTTCTGCAAGAGGTGCGTGACGCGGGGGCTCCTGTCCCGGTGCAAGCTGTGCCACGAAGCGCCGTCCCGGCTGAGCGGCAAGCCCAACGTGGTTCTGGGCGGCCTCCTGGCCAAATGCTTCCCGGGGGAGGTGGACCGCTGCAAGAGACGCGAccaggtggagcagctgtgcGCGCGCATGCGCTACCGCGACGCCGTCGCGCGGGCGAGCGACCTGATCCGAGCAG ACCCAGAAACGACGGAGGAGGTGCGCCTGTTGCGGGCGGAGGCCTACACGTCCCTGAAGCAGTTCGATCTGGCTTTAGAGGACATCGAGTTTTGTCTGGCGTCCGGCTCTTCTGCCGAG GCTTTGTTTCGGAAAGCCACGGTGCTGCACGAGACGGGCCAAGTGGACGAGTCCCTCCAAGTCTTCCTCGGGTGCCTCGCGCTGGACGAGGACTTCCCCTGCGCTAAGAGACGAGTGGAAAAG ATTCTCTGTGGCCTGCTCTCTTCGGCTAATGACAACGTCAAAGTCGGCCTGAGGGAAACGGCGCTGAACACGTCGCCGCGCTTGCGCAACAAAAGCCTGGTGCCCGACGCCCAAGTCAGGTCGCAGAGTCCCGTCCGGAGACGAAGCCGAGAGCAGGCCCGCGAGCGGGAG AGACGCTGCGAGAGTCTGGAGCGTCCCGGTCTGAGCCGAGCCCATTCCCTGCGCTGCGGCGAGCGGGGCCTGAAGAGGGTGAGCTCGGCCCCCCAGCTGGGAGGCCAGGAGAAGGCCAGCCTGCTCAAGAGGAAGTTGTCCGCGTCGGACGCCGAGCCCTGCGTCGCGGCCAGCGGAAGTCGCAAGTATCAAAAACAAG GTGTGAAAAAGTCCCCCAAAACTGCAGCCAAAGCAAAGACGCAACCAAGTGTTCCGGACGACCTCATTGACGCCAATGACTTGGAGTGCTCGCTCTGCATGAG GTTGTTCTACGAGCCGGTGACGACGCCGTGCGGCCACACCTTCTGTAAAAACTGCCTGCAGCGCTCTTTGGACCACGCGGCGCTTTGCCCCCTGTGCAAGGAGAGCCTGAAAGAG TATCTGGCGTGCAGGAAGTACACTGTGACAAGCGTGCTGGATGCCCTCATCAAAGAGTATTTGCCTCGGGAGTACGAGGAGAGGTCCAAAAGCCACTGGGAGGAGACCAGAGAGCTGTCCGA CCTGACCAAGAACGTGCCCATCTTCGTGTGTACCATGGCCTACCCCACCGTGCCTTGCCCGCTGCACGTCTTCGAGCCGCGCTACCGCCTGATGATCCGCCGCTGCATGGAGACGGGCACGCGGCAGTTCGGGATGTGTATCAACGATCCGCACAAAGG GTTTGTGGACTACGGATGCATGCTGATCATCCGGAGCGTCCACTTCCTGCCCGACGGTAGATCCGTGGTGGACACCGTCGGAGGGAAGCGCTTCCGAGTCCTGTCCCGAGGAATGAAGGACGGTTACAGTATTGCCGACATCCAACATTTGGAGGACACGCGG GTGGCGGACGGAGAAGAACTGGAGAGCCTCCAAGAGCTCCACGACGCCGTGTACGGTCAGGCCCGGGTCTGGTTCCAGAACCTCAAAGTCCGCTTCCACAACCAGATCCTGCAGCACTTCGGACCCATGCCCGAGCGAGAAGCCGACATCCAG GCGACTCCGAACGGTCCGGCGTGCTGCTGGTGGCTGCTGGCCGTGCTGCCCATCGACCCGCGTTACCAGCTGTCCGTCCTCTCCATGACCAGCCTGAAAGAGCGCCTGGTCAAGATCCGGCACATCCTCACCTACCTGCAGAGCATCCCCGCCGACTGA
- the lonrf1 gene encoding LON peptidase N-terminal domain and ring finger 1, like isoform X2: MSLQPPAEEAAAFFAGAEQAVAAAAAAAAFEPEQQQQQQQQQQQVVLRKANACASDDSLKEAIYWLSVALRYGPVRPQQLSTFVDCVVRKLKTKAASAPDSPSERVLDCPGCRRFLGEPVTLACGHSFCKRCVTRGLLSRCKLCHEAPSRLSGKPNVVLGGLLAKCFPGEVDRCKRRDQVEQLCARMRYRDAVARASDLIRADPETTEEVRLLRAEAYTSLKQFDLALEDIEFCLASGSSAEILCGLLSSANDNVKVGLRETALNTSPRLRNKSLVPDAQVRSQSPVRRRSREQARERERRCESLERPGLSRAHSLRCGERGLKRVSSAPQLGGQEKASLLKRKLSASDAEPCVAASGSRKYQKQGVKKSPKTAAKAKTQPSVPDDLIDANDLECSLCMRLFYEPVTTPCGHTFCKNCLQRSLDHAALCPLCKESLKEYLACRKYTVTSVLDALIKEYLPREYEERSKSHWEETRELSDLTKNVPIFVCTMAYPTVPCPLHVFEPRYRLMIRRCMETGTRQFGMCINDPHKGFVDYGCMLIIRSVHFLPDGRSVVDTVGGKRFRVLSRGMKDGYSIADIQHLEDTRVADGEELESLQELHDAVYGQARVWFQNLKVRFHNQILQHFGPMPEREADIQATPNGPACCWWLLAVLPIDPRYQLSVLSMTSLKERLVKIRHILTYLQSIPAD, translated from the exons ATGTCGCTCCAGCCGCCGGCAGAGGAAGCGGCGGCTTTCTTTGCGGGCGCCGAACaggccgtcgccgccgccgccgccgccgcagcctTCGAGccagagcagcagcagcagcagcagcagcagcagcagcaggtcgTCCTGCGCAAAGCCAACGCGTGCGCCTCGGACGACTCCCTGAAGGAGGCCATTTACTGGCTGTCGGTGGCCTTGCGCTACGGGCCCGTCAGACCGCAACAGCTGAGCACCTTCGTGGACTGCGTCGTGCGGAAGCTCAAGACGAAGGCCGCCTCCGCCCCGGACTCCCCGTCGGAGCGGGTGTTGGACTGCCCCGGCTGCCGCCGCTTCTTGGGGGAGCCCGTGACGCTGGCGTGCGGACACTCGTTCTGCAAGAGGTGCGTGACGCGGGGGCTCCTGTCCCGGTGCAAGCTGTGCCACGAAGCGCCGTCCCGGCTGAGCGGCAAGCCCAACGTGGTTCTGGGCGGCCTCCTGGCCAAATGCTTCCCGGGGGAGGTGGACCGCTGCAAGAGACGCGAccaggtggagcagctgtgcGCGCGCATGCGCTACCGCGACGCCGTCGCGCGGGCGAGCGACCTGATCCGAGCAG ACCCAGAAACGACGGAGGAGGTGCGCCTGTTGCGGGCGGAGGCCTACACGTCCCTGAAGCAGTTCGATCTGGCTTTAGAGGACATCGAGTTTTGTCTGGCGTCCGGCTCTTCTGCCGAG ATTCTCTGTGGCCTGCTCTCTTCGGCTAATGACAACGTCAAAGTCGGCCTGAGGGAAACGGCGCTGAACACGTCGCCGCGCTTGCGCAACAAAAGCCTGGTGCCCGACGCCCAAGTCAGGTCGCAGAGTCCCGTCCGGAGACGAAGCCGAGAGCAGGCCCGCGAGCGGGAG AGACGCTGCGAGAGTCTGGAGCGTCCCGGTCTGAGCCGAGCCCATTCCCTGCGCTGCGGCGAGCGGGGCCTGAAGAGGGTGAGCTCGGCCCCCCAGCTGGGAGGCCAGGAGAAGGCCAGCCTGCTCAAGAGGAAGTTGTCCGCGTCGGACGCCGAGCCCTGCGTCGCGGCCAGCGGAAGTCGCAAGTATCAAAAACAAG GTGTGAAAAAGTCCCCCAAAACTGCAGCCAAAGCAAAGACGCAACCAAGTGTTCCGGACGACCTCATTGACGCCAATGACTTGGAGTGCTCGCTCTGCATGAG GTTGTTCTACGAGCCGGTGACGACGCCGTGCGGCCACACCTTCTGTAAAAACTGCCTGCAGCGCTCTTTGGACCACGCGGCGCTTTGCCCCCTGTGCAAGGAGAGCCTGAAAGAG TATCTGGCGTGCAGGAAGTACACTGTGACAAGCGTGCTGGATGCCCTCATCAAAGAGTATTTGCCTCGGGAGTACGAGGAGAGGTCCAAAAGCCACTGGGAGGAGACCAGAGAGCTGTCCGA CCTGACCAAGAACGTGCCCATCTTCGTGTGTACCATGGCCTACCCCACCGTGCCTTGCCCGCTGCACGTCTTCGAGCCGCGCTACCGCCTGATGATCCGCCGCTGCATGGAGACGGGCACGCGGCAGTTCGGGATGTGTATCAACGATCCGCACAAAGG GTTTGTGGACTACGGATGCATGCTGATCATCCGGAGCGTCCACTTCCTGCCCGACGGTAGATCCGTGGTGGACACCGTCGGAGGGAAGCGCTTCCGAGTCCTGTCCCGAGGAATGAAGGACGGTTACAGTATTGCCGACATCCAACATTTGGAGGACACGCGG GTGGCGGACGGAGAAGAACTGGAGAGCCTCCAAGAGCTCCACGACGCCGTGTACGGTCAGGCCCGGGTCTGGTTCCAGAACCTCAAAGTCCGCTTCCACAACCAGATCCTGCAGCACTTCGGACCCATGCCCGAGCGAGAAGCCGACATCCAG GCGACTCCGAACGGTCCGGCGTGCTGCTGGTGGCTGCTGGCCGTGCTGCCCATCGACCCGCGTTACCAGCTGTCCGTCCTCTCCATGACCAGCCTGAAAGAGCGCCTGGTCAAGATCCGGCACATCCTCACCTACCTGCAGAGCATCCCCGCCGACTGA